Proteins encoded within one genomic window of Companilactobacillus sp.:
- the tenA gene encoding thiaminase II, whose protein sequence is MKFSEQLMKKGQPILDAIMVHPFVKGIGEGNVPNDALTFYVGQDYNYLNAFMKVYAAAIQKCNDRKQIALFTQQIEFTLNSEIEAHIDFCKIAGVEYETLQHEKQAPMTYLYNEHMYNAVRTGDLIDVVASILPCPWTYAKIGDAFKDLKTTESNPFKSWIDFYSTEDTGDRDLSDQLFSIIDSEAENYSDQRLQEVEERFLKSCELEWHFWDQAYYQRDWKFI, encoded by the coding sequence ATGAAATTTTCTGAACAATTAATGAAAAAAGGTCAACCAATCTTAGATGCAATTATGGTTCATCCATTCGTAAAAGGAATCGGTGAGGGTAATGTGCCTAATGATGCGTTGACCTTTTATGTTGGTCAAGATTATAACTATTTAAATGCTTTTATGAAAGTCTATGCAGCCGCAATTCAAAAGTGTAATGACCGTAAGCAGATTGCTTTGTTTACTCAACAAATTGAGTTCACCTTGAATAGCGAGATCGAAGCTCATATTGATTTTTGCAAGATTGCTGGCGTGGAATACGAAACGTTGCAGCATGAAAAACAGGCACCAATGACCTACCTATATAATGAGCATATGTACAATGCCGTTCGGACTGGCGATTTGATCGATGTGGTCGCTTCGATTCTGCCGTGTCCTTGGACCTATGCCAAAATTGGGGATGCATTCAAGGACTTAAAGACGACTGAAAGCAACCCATTTAAATCCTGGATAGACTTTTATTCGACAGAAGATACTGGCGACAGAGATTTAAGCGACCAACTATTTTCAATCATCGACTCAGAAGCTGAGAACTATTCAGATCAACGACTTCAAGAAGTTGAAGAAAGATTTTTGAAGAGCTGTGAACTTGAATGGCATTTCTGGGACCAAGCTTATTATCAAAGGGATTGGAAGTTTATTTAA
- a CDS encoding NADH-dependent flavin oxidoreductase: MTEYKFLQPYTFKNGAKIKNRVVIPPMTEQSSLEDGTVSRDELYYMGMRSGGVGMFISPVAFVTDNGKGFEGELSAAHDHFIPSLTKLADTMKKNGTKAILQIFDAGRMSNTAILRGTQPVSASAVAAPREGYEVPRELSSDEIENIVKDFGEATRRAIQAGFDGVEIHGANTYLIQQFFSPHSNKRTDKWGGDVNKRMTFGLEVIKSVKAAVDKYANKDFIVGYRISPEEIENPGIRIDDTLQFIDKLADQPIDYLHISMGNAWRASLNDSSDTTPTILRIKEKVNGRLPLISVGSVNTPADAEKVMDAGIDFVAIGREYLREPKWIEKVQSGAEDTIRYTINRESLDEIGLNPALMSFLGLMGQDLGFEGEKNNNDDEAFSTVFK, from the coding sequence ATGACCGAATATAAATTTTTACAACCTTATACTTTCAAAAATGGAGCTAAAATCAAGAATCGTGTCGTTATTCCACCAATGACAGAACAATCAAGCTTAGAAGATGGAACTGTCTCTCGCGATGAATTGTACTACATGGGGATGCGTTCTGGTGGCGTTGGCATGTTCATCAGTCCGGTAGCATTTGTTACTGATAATGGTAAAGGATTCGAGGGTGAACTTTCTGCAGCGCATGACCACTTCATCCCTAGCCTTACAAAACTAGCCGATACCATGAAGAAAAATGGTACTAAGGCAATCTTACAAATCTTTGATGCAGGTAGAATGTCTAACACGGCAATCCTACGTGGAACTCAACCAGTCAGTGCCAGTGCGGTAGCTGCTCCTCGTGAAGGTTACGAAGTTCCTCGCGAATTATCAAGCGATGAGATTGAAAATATCGTAAAAGATTTCGGTGAAGCAACTCGGCGTGCTATTCAAGCAGGATTTGATGGTGTAGAAATACACGGTGCAAATACATACTTGATTCAACAATTCTTCTCACCACATTCCAACAAACGTACTGACAAATGGGGAGGAGATGTCAACAAACGTATGACTTTTGGTTTAGAAGTTATTAAGTCGGTGAAAGCTGCCGTTGATAAATACGCCAATAAAGATTTTATTGTTGGTTACCGTATATCTCCTGAAGAAATCGAAAACCCTGGAATTCGAATCGATGACACACTTCAATTTATTGATAAGTTAGCAGATCAACCAATCGACTACTTACATATTTCAATGGGTAATGCTTGGAGAGCTTCACTAAATGATTCTTCTGACACAACTCCAACAATTCTCCGTATTAAAGAAAAAGTCAACGGACGTTTACCTTTGATCTCAGTGGGTTCAGTGAATACCCCAGCAGATGCTGAAAAAGTGATGGATGCCGGCATTGATTTCGTTGCTATAGGACGTGAATACTTACGTGAACCTAAGTGGATTGAAAAGGTGCAATCTGGTGCTGAAGACACCATTAGATACACGATCAATCGTGAATCTCTTGATGAAATCGGGCTTAATCCAGCCTTAATGAGTTTCCTTGGTTTGATGGGACAAGATCTAGGTTTTGAAGGTGAAAAGAACAATAACGACGATGAAGCTTTCTCGACAGTTTTTAAATAA
- a CDS encoding winged helix-turn-helix transcriptional regulator, with translation MDNKNNYHMGINLVLKIIDGKWKPSIICALGLKERRYNELLRYECEVNNTEISKKVMSEQLKQLEDDQIVERTSFGTVPPKVVYSLTEYGQELRGMMIEMSKFGEDIAKELQSDDDPITFDYSYREINPDAYAAKQA, from the coding sequence ATGGATAATAAAAATAATTACCACATGGGCATAAACTTAGTTTTGAAAATTATTGATGGGAAATGGAAACCATCAATAATTTGTGCATTAGGTCTCAAGGAAAGGCGATACAACGAATTATTGCGATACGAGTGCGAAGTAAATAATACCGAAATTTCTAAAAAGGTTATGTCCGAACAACTCAAACAATTAGAAGATGATCAAATTGTGGAACGGACTAGTTTCGGAACAGTTCCACCTAAAGTGGTTTATTCATTAACAGAATATGGTCAAGAATTACGTGGCATGATGATCGAAATGTCAAAATTTGGCGAAGATATCGCCAAAGAACTTCAATCTGACGATGACCCAATTACTTTTGATTATTCATACAGAGAAATCAATCCTGATGCGTATGCTGCTAAACAAGCTTAG
- a CDS encoding ECF transporter S component — protein sequence MNKQSTNASSSFMSYKLRDVAFIALTGVFCGAIFFGTSLSYNFLAAGLAAIGMGPVANDLLLGLWMIAGPLAAMLTHKLGASTLGELLGSFVEMILGGQWGAATLISGLIQGAGNGLGFALTGYKRFDKLGLLLSTITGTIITFGWSLINEGYAKYNIGFLLLLFVVRFISIGFFAGVLVYWINKLVEKSGILNRD from the coding sequence ATGAACAAACAAAGCACTAACGCTTCAAGCTCATTTATGAGTTACAAATTGCGTGACGTCGCATTTATTGCCTTAACAGGTGTATTTTGTGGTGCGATTTTCTTTGGTACTAGTCTTTCCTACAACTTTTTAGCTGCTGGACTTGCCGCTATCGGTATGGGACCAGTTGCCAACGACTTATTGCTAGGCCTTTGGATGATTGCCGGACCACTTGCTGCCATGTTGACACACAAACTTGGCGCCAGTACTTTAGGTGAGTTATTAGGTAGTTTCGTAGAAATGATCTTAGGTGGTCAATGGGGTGCTGCTACTTTGATCTCTGGATTGATTCAAGGTGCTGGTAACGGACTTGGCTTTGCCCTAACTGGTTACAAACGCTTTGATAAATTAGGCTTATTGTTATCAACAATCACAGGTACGATCATCACTTTCGGTTGGAGTTTGATCAACGAAGGTTATGCTAAATACAATATCGGATTTTTACTGCTATTATTCGTCGTTCGTTTTATTTCAATTGGTTTCTTTGCCGGCGTCTTAGTCTACTGGATCAACAAACTTGTTGAAAAATCTGGTATCTTGAATCGTGACTAG